One region of Dehalococcoidia bacterium genomic DNA includes:
- a CDS encoding enoyl-CoA hydratase-related protein gives MEFNYLKYEVSDNILMLTLNQPEIMNAVNSSACAELAAAFDRADNDDSVRVVIVTGAGRAFCAGANLSDESKLDSFHDRFTGKADNAPRRDEGGVVCLRIYDMKKPVIAAINGPAVGFGITMTLPMDVRIAVKGAKMGFVFARRGIILDGAATWFLPRLVGMGAAAEWVYSGRVFSAQEAYEKRLVSELVEPEDLIPRAREIAAGIADNSSSISVAICRQLMWKMLGADHPMEAHILETKALNWIYGEKDVMEGVASFLEKRPPKFPMKVSSDMPDFYPFWKERAFRA, from the coding sequence ATGGAGTTCAACTATCTTAAATACGAGGTATCCGACAATATACTGATGCTGACGCTCAACCAGCCCGAGATCATGAACGCGGTCAATTCGTCCGCCTGCGCCGAGCTGGCCGCGGCCTTCGACCGGGCCGACAATGATGACAGCGTGCGCGTGGTTATCGTGACGGGGGCGGGCAGGGCCTTCTGCGCCGGCGCCAACCTGTCGGACGAGAGCAAGCTGGACTCGTTTCACGACAGGTTCACGGGCAAGGCGGATAACGCTCCCCGCCGGGATGAGGGGGGCGTGGTCTGCCTGCGCATCTACGATATGAAAAAGCCGGTCATAGCGGCCATCAACGGTCCGGCCGTGGGCTTCGGCATCACCATGACGCTGCCCATGGACGTGCGTATAGCGGTTAAGGGCGCAAAGATGGGATTCGTCTTCGCCAGGAGGGGCATCATACTGGACGGCGCCGCCACCTGGTTTCTGCCCCGCCTGGTGGGCATGGGGGCCGCGGCGGAATGGGTCTACAGCGGGCGCGTCTTCAGCGCGCAGGAGGCCTACGAGAAGAGGCTGGTGAGCGAGCTGGTGGAGCCGGAGGACCTGATACCCAGGGCCAGGGAGATAGCGGCCGGCATCGCCGACAACAGCTCGTCCATATCGGTGGCCATCTGCAGGCAGTTGATGTGGAAGATGCTGGGCGCGGACCATCCCATGGAGGCCCATATACTGGAGACCAAAGCGCTGAACTGGATCTACGGCGAGAAAGACGTGATGGAGGGAGTGGCGTCCTTCCTGGAGAAGCGGCCCCCTAAATTCCCCATGAAGGTCAGCAGCGACATGCCTGATTTCTACCCGTTCTGGAAGGAGCGCGCTTTCCGGGCCTGA